One segment of Pseudodesulfovibrio sp. 5S69 DNA contains the following:
- a CDS encoding ABC transporter ATP-binding protein encodes MSNPVLNVNAVSKDFGGIRALDEVDLVVNDKEIVALIGPNGAGKTTFFNCITGIYTPTSGDVLIDPEAQGKTRRINGKKPNIVTELGMARTFQNIRLFPSMTALENVMIGTHCRTKSSIWGAISRNRATRREERTVVQKAYDLLDLVGLKEFVNELATNMPYGKQRRLEIARALATDPFLLLLDEPAAGMNPQETRDLEDLIISIREKFNISIMLIEHDMKMVMSMSDRIYVLDYGRMIADGTPEEIAANPEVIKAYLGEEHDD; translated from the coding sequence ATGAGTAATCCTGTCCTGAACGTCAACGCCGTGAGCAAGGACTTCGGGGGCATCCGCGCCCTGGACGAGGTCGACCTGGTGGTCAACGACAAGGAGATCGTCGCCCTCATCGGCCCCAACGGGGCGGGCAAGACGACCTTCTTCAACTGTATCACCGGCATCTACACCCCGACCTCGGGCGACGTCCTCATCGATCCCGAGGCCCAAGGCAAGACCCGGCGCATCAACGGCAAGAAGCCCAATATCGTGACCGAGCTGGGCATGGCCCGGACCTTCCAGAACATCCGCCTGTTCCCGTCCATGACCGCGCTCGAAAACGTCATGATCGGCACCCACTGCCGGACCAAGTCCTCCATATGGGGGGCCATCTCCCGCAACCGGGCCACCCGCCGCGAAGAGCGGACGGTCGTCCAGAAGGCCTACGACCTGCTGGACCTGGTCGGCCTGAAGGAGTTCGTCAACGAGCTGGCCACGAACATGCCCTACGGCAAGCAGCGCAGGCTCGAGATAGCCCGCGCCCTGGCCACGGACCCGTTCCTCCTGCTCCTGGACGAGCCCGCCGCGGGCATGAACCCGCAGGAGACCCGGGACCTGGAAGACCTGATCATCAGCATACGCGAAAAATTCAACATCTCGATCATGCTCATCGAGCACGACATGAAGATGGTCATGTCCATGTCCGACCGCATCTACGTCCTGGACTACGGGCGCATGATCGCGGACGGCACGCCCGAGGAGATCGCGGCGAATCCGGAGGTCATCAAGGCCTACCTCGGGGAGGAACACGATGACTAG
- a CDS encoding tetratricopeptide repeat protein → MTDNRVPFGRKAVILAVFLALAAMFATSFLYRMNNPNLFVKSQPSRSFADAGGDEGAPAMGGAVSGAMSRVKEYLERVKKNPDDVEALVGLGNSFLMMRAWDRALEPLEKARKLRPDDTSVLKAVGIAYFNKEEYTKASEAYEAILKIDPEDTLALFNLGVIYKHYFKKPDIAQTYFEKVLALEKQDAEMLKLARQELGK, encoded by the coding sequence ATGACGGATAACCGCGTCCCGTTTGGTCGCAAGGCCGTCATCCTGGCCGTGTTCCTGGCCCTGGCTGCCATGTTTGCGACCAGCTTCCTGTACCGCATGAACAATCCCAACCTGTTCGTGAAGTCCCAACCCTCTCGCAGTTTCGCCGACGCGGGCGGGGACGAAGGCGCGCCGGCCATGGGCGGGGCCGTGAGCGGGGCCATGTCCAGGGTCAAGGAGTACCTGGAGCGGGTGAAGAAGAACCCCGACGACGTGGAGGCCCTGGTGGGCCTGGGCAACTCGTTTCTGATGATGCGCGCCTGGGACCGCGCCCTGGAACCGCTGGAAAAGGCCCGCAAGCTCAGGCCGGACGACACCTCGGTCCTCAAGGCCGTGGGCATCGCCTACTTCAACAAGGAAGAATACACCAAGGCGAGCGAGGCCTACGAAGCCATCCTCAAGATCGATCCCGAGGATACCCTCGCGCTTTTCAATTTGGGCGTGATTTACAAGCATTATTTCAAAAAACCGGATATTGCCCAAACATACTTCGAAAAGGTCCTGGCTCTGGAAAAACAAGATGCGGAAATGCTCAAGCTGGCCCGCCAGGAATTGGGCAAATAG
- a CDS encoding branched-chain amino acid ABC transporter permease, which translates to MEYFLELFMGGLTRGSIYALIALGYTMVYGIIELINFAHGEIYMIGAFTGLIVAGLLTMLGFPVSAILVIALVCAVIWAAAYGFTIEKMAYKPLRSAPRLSPLISAIGMSIFLQNYVMLAQTSDFLPFPELIPHFDFMDKAGSIMSSAELVIILATIASCVGLTLFIKFTKLGKAMRATAQNRKMAMLVGINVDMVISATFIIGSSLAAVGGVLIASHIGQINYYIGFIAGIKAFTAAVLGGIGSLPGAMLGGLVLGLTEAFATGYVSSDYEDVFAFLLLVLILIFRPSGIMGKEKTQKV; encoded by the coding sequence ATGGAATATTTCCTTGAGCTGTTCATGGGTGGACTCACCCGCGGCAGCATCTATGCTCTGATCGCCCTGGGCTACACCATGGTCTACGGCATCATCGAGCTGATCAACTTCGCCCACGGCGAGATCTACATGATCGGCGCCTTCACTGGGCTCATCGTGGCCGGGCTGCTGACCATGCTGGGCTTTCCGGTCTCCGCCATCCTGGTCATCGCCCTCGTGTGCGCGGTCATCTGGGCGGCGGCCTACGGGTTCACCATCGAGAAGATGGCCTACAAGCCGCTGCGCAGCGCCCCCCGGCTGTCCCCGCTCATTTCCGCCATCGGCATGTCGATCTTCCTGCAGAACTACGTGATGCTCGCCCAGACCTCGGACTTCCTGCCCTTTCCCGAGCTCATTCCGCATTTCGACTTCATGGACAAGGCGGGCTCTATCATGAGTTCGGCCGAGCTGGTCATCATCCTGGCCACCATCGCCTCCTGCGTGGGGCTGACGCTGTTCATCAAGTTCACCAAACTGGGCAAGGCCATGCGGGCCACGGCCCAGAACCGCAAGATGGCCATGCTGGTGGGCATCAACGTGGACATGGTCATCTCCGCGACTTTCATCATCGGCTCCAGCCTGGCGGCCGTGGGCGGCGTGCTCATCGCCTCACACATCGGCCAGATCAACTACTACATAGGTTTCATCGCGGGCATCAAGGCGTTCACCGCCGCGGTGCTCGGCGGCATCGGCTCCCTGCCCGGGGCCATGCTCGGCGGCCTGGTCCTCGGCCTGACCGAGGCCTTTGCCACCGGCTACGTCTCCTCGGACTACGAGGACGTTTTCGCCTTCCTGCTGCTCGTCCTCATCCTGATCTTCAGGCCGTCGGGCATCATGGGCAAGGAAAAGACCCAGAAGGTCTAA
- the ccmA gene encoding heme ABC exporter ATP-binding protein CcmA: MADGPGKALLTVKRAAKFFGNKLVFKEISCEVRPGEILLVAGPNGAGKSTLMRIMAGLSKPSAGEVRLELEPEETAYLGHATFIYPGLTALENLRFWASMYGLSPDADELMALLKRVGLERAAEEKAGSFSRGMAQRLNLARIYQAEPRLIFLDEPGTGLDPASLKRLRGEITGLRDRGTAIVWISHHVTEDAALADTVLALGGRRVEYFGPASGFTPEGAC; encoded by the coding sequence ATGGCGGACGGTCCGGGCAAAGCGCTGCTGACCGTGAAGCGGGCGGCCAAATTCTTCGGCAACAAGCTCGTCTTCAAGGAGATATCCTGCGAGGTCCGCCCCGGCGAGATCCTGTTGGTGGCCGGTCCCAACGGCGCGGGCAAGTCCACGCTCATGCGCATCATGGCGGGGTTGAGCAAGCCGTCCGCGGGTGAGGTCCGGCTTGAGCTCGAACCCGAGGAGACCGCCTACCTCGGTCATGCCACCTTCATCTATCCGGGGTTGACGGCCCTGGAGAACCTGCGCTTCTGGGCCTCCATGTACGGTCTGTCGCCGGACGCGGACGAGCTTATGGCCTTGCTCAAACGGGTGGGGCTGGAACGGGCGGCCGAGGAGAAGGCCGGGTCGTTCTCGCGCGGCATGGCCCAGCGGCTGAATCTGGCGCGCATCTACCAGGCGGAGCCCAGGCTCATTTTCCTCGATGAGCCCGGCACCGGCCTGGACCCCGCCTCGTTGAAGCGGCTGCGCGGCGAGATCACCGGGCTGCGCGACCGGGGCACGGCCATCGTCTGGATCAGCCACCACGTGACCGAGGACGCGGCTCTGGCCGACACGGTCCTGGCCTTGGGCGGACGCAGAGTGGAATATTTCGGCCCGGCCTCGGGCTTCACCCCGGAGGGCGCATGCTGA
- a CDS encoding heme lyase CcmF/NrfE family subunit: MHLTGYVGLLFSLLAFLFLAGFAGFAAWTRKEEALTVLERGQLIAACGVILSTLILLVALTTRDYSFRYVYNNVDNALSFVYTLTALWGGREGSLLCWELIIALSGMIFVATPGYKSLGSDTKLVFWMFFLTVQGFFLLLLTGWSNPFIEIVPAPGDGRGLNPLLRNPGMIFHPPLLFAGFALYTIPACAALASSIAGEKKSWIKVVRNWNILSWVFLTAGIVLGAWWSYMELGWGGYWAWDPVENASLIPWFAGTAVLHTAIIESRRNALQRTNVFLMSLTFILCIFSTYLTRSGVIDSLHTFGASGVAQPLFWSMAVTLVVTLMVVFLSERQVQRSLSDFLSRQGLLVITAWFLLALGLVVTLGTMWPVISRLWTVSPMGLDAHFYNRVCLPFMALLVLLFCFCPWLGWKGGVRNMKGFIAVGVVLVVAFAGFYLSGMTNVLAALTAAAAVAALVSIGLLFALYPALRAMRQSWGAYGVHLGLVLLALGVAFSGPYKTEREVVLAQGESVAIGEFTVTYAGLQEDRNVGDIVARATATLAVSKDGRDVGVLKPDKRIYKNFPNQQFAEVGTIPSFGDELYATLLGLTEDNKASFKISVNPLVNWIWIGGTIMCLLAFLLLRRMPRPGEVR; this comes from the coding sequence ATGCATCTGACCGGATACGTCGGTTTACTCTTTTCCCTGCTCGCCTTCCTCTTCCTCGCCGGTTTCGCCGGCTTCGCCGCCTGGACCCGGAAGGAAGAGGCCCTGACCGTCCTGGAACGGGGCCAGCTCATCGCCGCCTGCGGCGTCATCCTCTCCACGCTCATCCTGCTGGTGGCCCTGACCACCAGGGACTACTCCTTTCGCTACGTCTACAACAACGTGGACAACGCTCTGTCCTTCGTCTACACCCTGACCGCCCTGTGGGGCGGCCGCGAAGGGTCGCTGTTGTGCTGGGAGCTGATCATCGCGCTGTCCGGCATGATCTTCGTGGCCACGCCCGGCTACAAGTCGCTGGGCTCGGACACCAAACTCGTCTTCTGGATGTTTTTCCTGACCGTGCAGGGCTTCTTTCTGCTCCTGCTCACGGGCTGGTCCAACCCGTTCATCGAGATCGTCCCCGCTCCGGGCGACGGGCGCGGCCTGAACCCGCTGCTGCGCAACCCCGGCATGATCTTTCATCCGCCGCTTCTGTTCGCGGGCTTCGCCCTGTACACCATCCCGGCCTGTGCGGCCCTGGCCTCGAGCATCGCCGGGGAGAAGAAGTCGTGGATCAAGGTGGTCCGCAACTGGAACATCCTGTCCTGGGTTTTTCTGACCGCGGGCATAGTCCTGGGCGCCTGGTGGTCCTACATGGAACTCGGCTGGGGCGGCTACTGGGCCTGGGACCCGGTGGAAAATGCTTCCCTGATCCCCTGGTTCGCGGGCACCGCCGTGCTGCACACGGCGATCATCGAATCCCGGCGCAACGCCCTGCAGCGGACCAACGTCTTCCTGATGTCCCTGACCTTCATCCTGTGCATCTTCTCGACCTATCTGACCCGGTCCGGCGTGATCGACTCCCTGCACACCTTCGGCGCGTCCGGCGTGGCTCAGCCCCTGTTCTGGTCCATGGCCGTGACCCTGGTCGTGACCCTGATGGTCGTCTTCCTGTCCGAGCGGCAGGTGCAGCGCTCCCTGTCCGATTTCCTGAGCCGCCAAGGGCTCCTGGTCATCACGGCCTGGTTCCTCCTGGCTCTGGGCCTGGTCGTCACCCTGGGGACCATGTGGCCGGTCATCAGCCGGTTGTGGACCGTCTCCCCCATGGGACTGGACGCCCACTTCTACAATCGGGTCTGCCTGCCGTTCATGGCCCTGCTGGTGCTCCTTTTCTGCTTCTGCCCCTGGCTGGGGTGGAAGGGCGGCGTCCGCAACATGAAGGGTTTCATCGCGGTCGGCGTGGTGCTGGTCGTCGCGTTCGCCGGGTTCTACCTGTCGGGCATGACCAACGTGCTGGCCGCCCTGACCGCCGCCGCCGCGGTGGCCGCACTGGTCAGCATCGGCCTGCTCTTCGCGCTGTACCCGGCTCTGCGCGCCATGCGCCAGTCCTGGGGGGCCTACGGCGTGCACCTCGGCCTGGTGCTTCTGGCCCTCGGCGTGGCCTTTTCCGGGCCGTACAAGACCGAGCGCGAGGTGGTCCTGGCCCAGGGCGAATCCGTGGCCATCGGCGAGTTCACCGTGACCTACGCGGGCCTGCAGGAGGACCGCAACGTGGGCGACATCGTGGCCCGGGCAACGGCCACCCTGGCGGTCTCCAAGGACGGCCGGGACGTGGGCGTGCTCAAGCCCGACAAGCGCATCTACAAGAACTTCCCCAACCAGCAGTTCGCCGAGGTGGGCACCATCCCGAGCTTCGGCGACGAGCTTTACGCCACGCTGCTCGGCCTGACCGAGGACAACAAGGCGAGCTTCAAGATCAGCGTCAACCCGCTGGTAAACTGGATCTGGATCGGCGGCACGATTATGTGCCTGCTCGCCTTCCTCCTGCTCAGGCGCATGCCCCGGCCCGGCGAGGTCAGGTAG
- a CDS encoding heme exporter protein CcmB — protein MLKRTLVIAKKDLKLSLSGGQGLVQAVLLGLLLIFLFSLSKPLGGAISPQAAGAIFWLASAFGLVLVFNDLFSIEEMNGARIGILSSPAPVHAVWLGKGLAGFGLLFVSQLVFLPATAAFLGQSVHGPWWLLWVTLFGADLGLVIIGALLGALSQGQAARESLLSVIVFPLLLPVLLSGITLFGLCFSPEHTMGYNQWLGLIFAFDCLFGGAGLFLFPFVYSGEE, from the coding sequence ATGCTGAAGCGTACGCTGGTCATTGCGAAAAAGGACCTCAAGCTGTCCCTGTCCGGGGGCCAGGGGCTGGTCCAGGCGGTCCTGCTCGGCCTGCTGCTGATCTTCTTGTTTTCGCTGTCCAAGCCGCTGGGCGGGGCCATCTCGCCCCAGGCCGCGGGAGCCATCTTCTGGCTGGCCTCGGCCTTCGGCCTGGTTCTGGTCTTCAACGATCTGTTTTCCATAGAGGAAATGAACGGCGCGCGCATCGGCATCCTGTCCTCGCCCGCGCCCGTGCACGCGGTCTGGCTGGGCAAGGGGCTGGCCGGGTTCGGCCTGCTGTTCGTCTCGCAATTGGTCTTCCTGCCGGCCACGGCGGCCTTCCTGGGCCAGTCGGTCCACGGCCCGTGGTGGCTGCTCTGGGTCACGCTGTTCGGCGCGGACCTCGGGCTGGTCATCATCGGCGCGCTGCTCGGGGCGCTCTCCCAGGGCCAGGCGGCCCGCGAGTCGCTGCTCTCGGTCATCGTGTTCCCGCTGCTGCTGCCCGTGCTTCTGTCCGGCATCACCTTGTTCGGACTGTGTTTTTCACCCGAGCACACCATGGGGTACAACCAGTGGCTCGGCCTGATTTTCGCTTTTGACTGTCTGTTCGGCGGGGCCGGGTTGTTCCTGTTCCCGTTTGTCTATAGTGGGGAAGAGTAG
- a CDS encoding CcmD family protein yields the protein MSATVYIFIANVAVWLGVAGYLAFLASRSAGLEKRIRQLELLGDEHDG from the coding sequence ATGTCCGCAACCGTCTATATCTTCATCGCCAACGTGGCCGTCTGGCTCGGCGTGGCCGGCTATCTCGCCTTCCTGGCCTCGCGTTCGGCCGGGCTCGAAAAGCGCATCCGCCAACTGGAACTGCTGGGGGACGAGCATGACGGATAA
- a CDS encoding ABC transporter ATP-binding protein, whose protein sequence is MLELKNVDSFYGNIQALYDVNLYVDRGEIITLIGANGAGKSTTLMTICGVVQARNGQVLYQDDDITRLAPNIIVSQGICQVPEGRLIFPELTVQENLDMGAFMRTNKAEIKRDMDYCFDLFPILARRRRQQGGTLSGGEQQMLAIGRALMARPALLLLDEPSMGLAPLVVKQIFEIIKKVNSENNTTIFLVEQNANLALKIGHRGYVMENGRVVLSDTCDKLLADEQVKRAYLGL, encoded by the coding sequence ATGCTCGAACTGAAGAACGTCGACAGCTTTTACGGCAACATCCAGGCCCTGTACGACGTCAACCTGTATGTCGACCGGGGCGAGATCATCACCCTGATCGGGGCCAACGGGGCGGGCAAATCCACCACGCTGATGACCATCTGCGGCGTGGTCCAGGCCCGCAACGGCCAGGTCCTGTACCAGGACGACGACATCACCAGGCTCGCCCCCAACATCATCGTCAGCCAGGGCATCTGCCAGGTGCCCGAAGGCCGCCTGATCTTCCCCGAACTGACCGTCCAGGAGAACCTGGACATGGGCGCGTTCATGCGCACCAACAAGGCCGAGATCAAGCGGGACATGGACTATTGTTTCGACCTGTTCCCCATTCTGGCGAGGCGGCGCAGGCAGCAGGGCGGCACCCTGTCCGGCGGCGAGCAGCAGATGCTGGCCATCGGCCGGGCGCTGATGGCCCGGCCCGCGCTCCTGCTCCTGGACGAGCCGTCCATGGGGCTGGCCCCGCTGGTGGTCAAGCAGATCTTCGAGATCATCAAGAAGGTCAACAGCGAGAACAACACGACCATCTTCCTGGTGGAGCAGAACGCCAACCTGGCGCTCAAGATAGGCCACCGGGGGTACGTCATGGAGAACGGGAGGGTCGTCCTCTCGGACACCTGCGACAAGCTGCTCGCGGACGAGCAGGTAAAACGGGCCTACCTGGGTCTATAA
- a CDS encoding cytochrome c biogenesis protein encodes MKVSILAVLAGIALVAHQAMIWFYAPIAQSGPVQKIFYMHLPCSWWALVSFFVVFVASILYLFTRNDRFDRVAAGAGELGVLFATMTLISGSTWARAEWGHWWLWDPKLTTALIMWYVYAGYLVLRNTPMGRDRKALVCAVLGIVAFLDVPLVFFAAKLWGSAHPDGLARQGSGMEVRMWHTVFAGLFAFGLLWGAMLLTRIRQLGQKARLEAMLVWDEE; translated from the coding sequence ATGAAAGTTTCCATCCTGGCCGTCCTGGCCGGCATCGCCCTGGTGGCGCACCAGGCCATGATCTGGTTTTACGCGCCCATCGCCCAGTCCGGGCCGGTGCAGAAGATCTTCTACATGCACCTGCCGTGCTCCTGGTGGGCACTGGTCTCCTTTTTCGTGGTCTTCGTGGCCTCCATCCTCTACCTGTTCACGCGCAACGACCGATTCGACCGGGTGGCGGCCGGGGCCGGGGAGTTGGGCGTGCTCTTCGCGACCATGACCCTGATCTCCGGGTCCACCTGGGCACGGGCCGAGTGGGGCCACTGGTGGCTGTGGGACCCGAAGCTGACCACCGCGCTGATCATGTGGTACGTCTACGCCGGATACCTGGTCCTGCGGAACACCCCCATGGGCCGCGACCGCAAGGCCCTGGTCTGCGCCGTGCTCGGCATCGTCGCCTTCCTGGACGTGCCGCTGGTCTTCTTTGCGGCCAAGCTCTGGGGCAGCGCCCATCCCGATGGCCTGGCCCGGCAGGGCTCGGGCATGGAGGTGCGCATGTGGCACACGGTCTTTGCCGGGCTCTTCGCCTTCGGGCTCCTTTGGGGGGCCATGCTCCTGACCCGCATCCGTCAGCTCGGCCAGAAGGCCCGGCTCGAGGCCATGCTCGTCTGGGACGAGGAATAA
- a CDS encoding ABC transporter permease subunit: MTAGCDGYAHAVRKSFLVALWFVFLTFPIMVIRVNTIEHTVVWHWSRIGYVALAIFFGSFVWRWLLARKELKKDDSQDETKVESMLTRLQSLPVFRYTALGLLALLAGVYPWVFDLYQTNIMISCLVYIVLGLGLNIVVGLAGLLDLGYVAFYAVGAYAYALCNMHWGIGFWYMLPVGAVLGAVLGILLGFPVLRLRGDYLAIVTLGFGEIIRLVLENWGDVTMGPSGISSIARPSLFGVNLGVVGSTQYMFYIMVGLMVFTIFCVNRLQNSRIGRAWLALREDEIACQAMGIDKMKTKLMAFALGATWAGMAGVVFAAKTTFINPASFTFWESAIILSIVVIGGMGSIRGVIAGAVILILVPEYLREFAQFRMLLFGAIMVLVMVFRPQGLISAKRKIYEYKVAEAEAVHE; the protein is encoded by the coding sequence CTGACCGCAGGGTGCGACGGCTACGCCCACGCGGTCCGGAAGTCGTTCCTGGTGGCCCTGTGGTTCGTCTTCCTGACTTTCCCGATCATGGTCATCCGGGTGAACACCATCGAGCACACGGTGGTCTGGCACTGGAGCAGGATCGGGTACGTGGCCCTGGCCATCTTCTTCGGGTCCTTCGTCTGGCGCTGGCTGCTGGCGCGCAAGGAGCTCAAGAAGGACGATTCGCAGGACGAGACCAAGGTCGAGTCCATGCTGACCCGCCTCCAGTCGCTCCCGGTCTTCAGGTACACCGCCCTCGGCCTGTTGGCCTTGCTCGCTGGTGTCTACCCCTGGGTCTTCGACCTCTACCAGACCAACATCATGATCTCCTGCCTGGTCTACATCGTGCTCGGGCTGGGCCTGAACATCGTGGTCGGCCTGGCCGGTCTGCTTGATCTCGGGTACGTGGCTTTCTACGCCGTGGGCGCATACGCCTACGCATTGTGCAACATGCACTGGGGCATCGGCTTCTGGTACATGCTGCCCGTGGGCGCGGTCCTCGGGGCCGTGCTCGGCATCCTCCTCGGCTTTCCGGTCCTCCGGCTTCGCGGCGATTATCTGGCCATCGTCACCCTGGGCTTCGGCGAGATCATCCGGCTGGTCCTCGAGAACTGGGGCGACGTGACCATGGGGCCCTCCGGCATTTCCTCCATCGCCCGGCCCAGCCTGTTCGGGGTCAACCTCGGCGTGGTCGGGTCCACCCAATACATGTTTTACATCATGGTCGGGCTGATGGTCTTCACCATCTTCTGCGTCAACCGGCTGCAGAACTCCCGCATCGGGCGCGCCTGGCTGGCCCTGCGCGAGGACGAGATCGCCTGCCAGGCCATGGGCATCGACAAGATGAAGACCAAGCTCATGGCCTTTGCCCTGGGCGCCACCTGGGCGGGCATGGCCGGCGTGGTCTTCGCGGCCAAGACGACCTTCATCAACCCGGCCTCGTTCACCTTCTGGGAATCGGCCATCATCCTGTCCATCGTGGTCATCGGCGGCATGGGCTCCATCCGGGGCGTCATCGCCGGGGCCGTCATCCTCATCCTGGTGCCCGAGTACCTGCGCGAGTTCGCCCAGTTCCGCATGCTCCTCTTCGGGGCCATCATGGTCCTGGTCATGGTCTTCCGGCCCCAGGGGCTGATCAGCGCCAAGCGCAAGATCTACGAGTACAAGGTCGCAGAGGCGGAGGCCGTCCATGAGTAA
- a CDS encoding branched-chain amino acid ABC transporter substrate-binding protein: MRVKLSLIALCLVMAAMLAACGGEAKKDEKHDEKADVETGEVAAPAKKLVLGVAGAHSGDLASYGLPTVNAAKLVADKVNAAGGVNGAMVEVMPQDDQCKPELATNVATKLLSDGVKIVLGHICSGATKAALPIYLSGKIVVMSPSATNPPLTQSGEYPNFFRTIAPDDAQAALEVSFAKSLGLKKVAIIHDKGDYGKGFASFCKQFIDADPAIEQVLFEGVTPGAVDYSAVVQKIKGSGAEGVIFGGYHPEASKIVTGMRKKGLDIPFMSDDGVKDDTFIKVAGKYAEGVYATGPMDFSSNPLYQEAVAAHKAKFGTDPGPFFPEAYSAALALLNAVKVAGGTDYNKMIDALHTSYVDTPVGKIKFDAKGDAEGVGFAVYQVKDGKYVEVK, translated from the coding sequence ATGAGAGTCAAACTGAGTCTGATAGCTCTGTGTCTCGTCATGGCGGCCATGCTGGCTGCCTGTGGCGGCGAAGCGAAGAAGGATGAGAAACACGACGAAAAGGCCGACGTGGAGACCGGAGAGGTCGCCGCTCCGGCCAAGAAGCTCGTCCTTGGTGTTGCCGGCGCCCATTCCGGCGACCTGGCCTCCTACGGCCTGCCCACCGTCAACGCCGCCAAGCTGGTGGCCGACAAGGTCAACGCCGCCGGCGGCGTGAACGGCGCCATGGTCGAGGTCATGCCGCAGGATGACCAGTGCAAGCCCGAACTGGCCACCAACGTCGCCACCAAGCTGCTCTCCGACGGCGTGAAGATCGTCCTGGGCCACATTTGCTCCGGCGCCACCAAGGCCGCGCTGCCCATCTACCTGTCCGGCAAGATCGTGGTCATGTCTCCGTCCGCCACCAACCCGCCGCTGACCCAGTCCGGCGAGTACCCGAACTTCTTCCGGACCATCGCTCCGGACGACGCCCAGGCCGCCCTGGAAGTCTCCTTTGCCAAGTCGCTCGGCCTGAAAAAGGTCGCCATCATCCACGACAAGGGTGACTACGGCAAGGGCTTCGCCTCTTTCTGCAAGCAGTTCATCGATGCCGACCCGGCCATCGAGCAGGTCCTGTTCGAGGGCGTGACCCCCGGCGCGGTGGACTACTCCGCCGTGGTCCAGAAGATCAAGGGCTCCGGAGCCGAAGGCGTCATCTTCGGCGGCTACCATCCGGAAGCCTCCAAGATCGTCACCGGCATGCGCAAGAAGGGCCTGGACATCCCGTTCATGTCGGATGACGGCGTGAAGGACGACACCTTCATCAAGGTCGCCGGCAAGTACGCCGAGGGCGTCTACGCCACCGGCCCCATGGACTTCTCCAGCAACCCGCTGTACCAGGAAGCCGTCGCCGCCCACAAGGCCAAGTTCGGCACCGATCCCGGCCCGTTCTTCCCCGAGGCCTACTCCGCGGCCCTGGCTTTGCTGAACGCGGTCAAGGTTGCCGGCGGCACCGATTACAACAAGATGATCGATGCCCTGCATACCTCCTACGTCGACACCCCGGTGGGCAAGATCAAGTTCGACGCCAAGGGTGACGCCGAGGGCGTCGGCTTCGCCGTCTACCAGGTGAAAGACGGCAAGTACGTGGAAGTCAAGTAG